From Flavipsychrobacter sp., a single genomic window includes:
- a CDS encoding TolC family protein, with the protein MKWYIYSVIVLLLIGVQLDIKAQIPERYLEQAATNNPMIKAKYAAFEAAMQRAARSNALPDPTLSFGYFIMPVETRVGPQRARFSLSQMFPWFGTLAAKKDMMTLQAEAKYQEFLDARNEVYYKVKEAWYPLYENKQTLQLQKENIEILKVYKRLATTAFKNGKGSLSDALRTDIMIDMATTDIQLLQQEQRSLLVRFNSILNRTDTAVVDITGFLPPPNIDMNYRKDSLLHENPILNALDLKMQSAQAEERLAKKQGLPKFGVGMDYVIVGQRNNITIPDNGNDVLMPMVSMSLPIFRGKYRSAIKEAQYMQDAISAKKEAYTNELNSKYATTEYQLSKSYELIKLYDQQIVTTKQVTDLLLTDYSNSGNDYEEVLRMEQQLLKYKIAKVKATKDYYIALAQLDYITSKSE; encoded by the coding sequence TTGCTTTTAATAGGAGTACAACTTGACATTAAAGCACAAATACCGGAACGGTATTTAGAACAGGCTGCTACAAACAACCCTATGATTAAAGCAAAGTATGCAGCGTTTGAAGCTGCTATGCAAAGGGCTGCTCGTTCTAATGCGTTGCCTGACCCTACTTTGTCTTTCGGGTATTTTATTATGCCTGTTGAAACCAGAGTAGGGCCTCAAAGGGCAAGGTTTAGTCTTTCACAGATGTTCCCTTGGTTTGGAACATTGGCTGCTAAAAAAGATATGATGACCTTACAAGCGGAAGCTAAATACCAAGAGTTCTTAGATGCCCGTAATGAAGTATACTACAAAGTGAAAGAAGCATGGTATCCCTTATATGAAAATAAGCAGACCTTACAACTACAAAAAGAAAATATAGAAATACTAAAAGTGTATAAAAGGTTAGCCACAACAGCATTTAAGAATGGCAAAGGAAGTCTGTCTGATGCATTGCGTACAGATATAATGATAGATATGGCTACAACAGACATACAACTGTTGCAACAAGAACAAAGATCTTTACTGGTAAGGTTCAATTCTATACTTAATCGTACAGATACAGCAGTTGTAGATATTACTGGCTTTTTACCTCCACCAAATATTGACATGAACTATCGTAAGGATAGCTTATTGCATGAAAACCCCATCTTGAATGCATTAGACCTTAAAATGCAATCAGCCCAGGCAGAAGAAAGGTTAGCAAAGAAACAGGGATTGCCAAAGTTTGGGGTTGGTATGGACTATGTGATAGTTGGTCAACGAAATAATATAACAATACCAGATAATGGCAATGATGTATTGATGCCAATGGTAAGCATGAGCCTCCCCATATTCAGAGGGAAATATAGGTCAGCAATAAAAGAAGCACAATACATGCAAGATGCTATATCGGCTAAGAAGGAAGCATATACAAACGAACTAAACAGTAAATATGCAACTACAGAATATCAACTGAGTAAATCATACGAACTAATAAAGCTCTACGATCAACAGATAGTAACTACGAAACAGGTAACAGATCTGCTGCTTACAGACTACAGTAATTCAGGAAACGACTATGAAGAAGTGTTACGTATGGAACAGCAGTTGTTGAAATACAAGATCGCTAAAGTAAAGGCGACAAAGGATTATTACATAGCGTTGGCACAACTCGATTATATAACATCGAAATCAGAGTAA